In uncultured Draconibacterium sp., one genomic interval encodes:
- the cas2 gene encoding CRISPR-associated endonuclease Cas2, which translates to MQQTRLNAYHIMWLFVFFDLPVTTKKERRLATRFRKDLMKDGFSMMQFSVYNRHCASKESAEVHIKRIKSFIPEHGQVSILTVTDKQYGNIVNVWGNKSSPMPEGPKQLEMF; encoded by the coding sequence ATGCAACAAACACGGCTAAACGCCTATCATATTATGTGGTTATTTGTTTTTTTCGACCTTCCGGTTACCACCAAAAAGGAGCGCCGGCTGGCTACCCGTTTTCGTAAAGACCTGATGAAGGATGGTTTCAGTATGATGCAGTTTTCGGTGTACAACCGCCATTGTGCCAGTAAAGAAAGCGCCGAAGTACATATTAAACGAATTAAAAGTTTTATACCCGAACATGGGCAAGTGAGTATTCTTACCGTAACCGATAAACAATACGGTAACATTGTTAATGTATGGGGAAATAAATCAAGCCCCATGCCCGAAGGTCCCAAACAACTCGAAATGTTTTAA
- the cas1 gene encoding type II CRISPR-associated endonuclease Cas1 encodes MLKRTLFISNPYYLSLKNKQLQVSERGGMLLKSAPVEDIGFVVLDHPQISFTMKLVEELSEYNVATVFCDSKHMPSSMLLPLDAHHIQSELFRAQIAASEPLKKNLWKQTIEAKVKNQAGLLDKLGKKSLQLKNISKTIKSGDSDNREGFAARIYWSALFGKDFIRDRYGEPPNNFLNYGYILLRSAVARALAGSGLLATLGIHHRNRYNAFCLADDIMEPYRPYVDEIACDLDEKYPGTFVLEKEHKAELLQLMTVDVKIGENKRPLMIALSQTTASLARCYAGEQRKIVYPVFE; translated from the coding sequence ATGCTAAAACGAACCTTATTTATATCCAATCCCTATTACCTCTCGTTAAAAAACAAACAGTTACAGGTAAGTGAACGGGGAGGGATGCTGCTGAAATCGGCGCCGGTAGAAGATATTGGCTTCGTGGTGCTCGATCATCCCCAAATTTCGTTTACAATGAAACTTGTTGAAGAACTAAGCGAATATAATGTGGCAACTGTATTTTGCGACAGCAAACATATGCCATCTTCGATGTTGTTGCCGTTGGATGCTCACCATATTCAAAGCGAACTGTTTCGTGCACAGATCGCCGCTTCCGAACCATTAAAAAAGAATCTATGGAAACAAACTATTGAAGCCAAAGTTAAAAATCAGGCTGGTTTGCTTGATAAATTAGGAAAGAAAAGTTTGCAATTGAAGAACATTTCAAAGACAATTAAAAGTGGCGATAGTGATAATCGTGAAGGTTTTGCTGCACGGATCTATTGGAGCGCTTTATTTGGAAAAGATTTTATACGCGATCGCTATGGTGAGCCGCCCAATAATTTTTTGAATTACGGTTATATTCTGCTTCGATCGGCTGTGGCTCGTGCACTGGCCGGATCGGGATTGCTGGCAACCCTGGGCATTCATCACCGAAACCGCTATAATGCTTTTTGTTTAGCCGACGATATTATGGAACCTTATCGTCCGTATGTTGATGAAATTGCCTGCGATTTGGATGAAAAATATCCGGGAACATTTGTATTAGAGAAAGAACACAAAGCTGAACTATTGCAATTGATGACGGTGGATGTTAAGATAGGGGAGAATAAACGTCCGCTAATGATTGCCTTGTCGCAAACCACGGCCTCGCTGGCCCGTTGTTATGCTGGTGAACAACGTAAAATCGTTTACCCTGTTTTTGAATAA